CAAGAAAGTCTACTAAATCAAGGTCATCGATTAAACGATCCGCATATTCTGTTATCTTAAGCATCCATTGACTCTTTACTCTATGAACTACTTCACTTCCGCAACGTTCACATACACCGTTTACTACCTCTTCATTGGCAAGACCTACCTGACAGGAAGTACACCAGTTAATAGGCATTTCCGCTTTATAAGCTAATCCTTTTTCGAATAACTTTAAGAAAATCCATTGAGTCCATTTATAGTAATTAGGGTCAGTGGTGTTAATTTCCCGATTCCAGTCAAAGGAATAACCAAGGGATTTTAACTGGTTCTTAAAATTCTTTATATTATTTTCAGTAACAATCTGTGGATGAATTTTATTTTTAATTGCATAGTTTTCAGTTGGCAGACCAAATGCATCCCAACCCATCGGGTACAATACATTATAACCTTCCAGCCTTCTTTTTCTTGCAATGATGTCAAGTGCTGTATATGGTCTTGGATGTCCTACATGCAGACCTTGTCCTGACGGATAAGGGAATTCTACCAGCGCATAAAACTTTGGTTTTGTTTTATCAATTCCTGTTTTAAAGGCTTCTTCATTGTCCCATATATCCTGCCACTTTTTTTCTATTTTCTTCGGTGAATATTCCTCTGTCACAAAGATGACCTCCTATTATATTACTAGATTTTTCTTAATTATACACATATTCCAAGGTTTTCACAACACTTAAACAGAATTTCTTAACAGTTTTATCGATTCCGTTCAGGAATTTCCTCTGAAGAATTTAAGCTTTCTTCCATGCATTTAACTGAAACATCATCAATACCGGAAAAATCTCCAATCTGCCAACCAACATACATAAAGAAAGAATTAATTTACTAAAGTCCGAATAAAATCCAAAATTTCCCGTTGGTCCTACCTTTCCAAACCCCGGGCCTACATTGCTGATAGCTGTCAATACTGCACTAAAGTTTGTCTCAAAGTCATGATTGTCTAAAGATATCAAAACCGTTGCTACAATCATAATTAAGAAATAAGCTCCACAAAAAATAGCTATACCTGATACCTGTTCCTCGTCTATCAGTTTTCCATCTGCCCTGATAGGTATAACCGACCTTGGATGAACCATTTTTTTTATAGTCCGCTTAACCGATTTCAACATGACAAACAGACGGATTTGTTTTAATCCTCCGGAAGTAGAGCCGGCACAACTACCAACAAACATTAATCCAATTAATATCATTTTGCTAAAGGAAGGCCACAAATTATAGTCTGCAGTGGCATAGCCTGTTGTTGATATCAATGACGTCACTTGGAAAAATGCTTGATAAAATGCTTCCCAAACAGAACCGTAAATTCTTGTAATGTTGACGGTTATTAGCAAAGTAGATAACCCAATAACAAGAAGAAATAGTTTCACTTCACTGTTTTTCTTAACCTCCATTAAATTGCGCTTTAGAATATAGAAATATACAGTAAAATTAACACCAAATATAACCATAAACACCGAAATTATAATGTCAATTAAGGGGCTGTTATAATACGAAATGCTGCTATTTTTAATACTAAAACCACCTGTTCCTGCCGTACCCAGCGCATGTACTACCGAATCAAATAAAGGCATTCCTGCAAACAGCAGACAAATAGTACACACTACAGTTAATACAAAATAAATTCCATACAATATCATGGAGGTTTCTTTTATTTTAGGTACCAATTTACCAGGTGATGGTCCAGGTGACTCTGCCCTTAATAAGTGCTGTGTTCTTCCACCCATGGAAGGAATGAGTGTAAGGAAGAAAACTAATACCCCCATACCTCCAAACCAGTGGGTGAAGCTTCTCCAAAATAACAAGCCTCTTGGTAAAGCTTCCACATCCGCAAGTATGCTAGAACCCGTAGTTGTAAATCCAGACATAGTCTCAAAGATACAATCTATAAAGGACGGGATGGCACCGGATATGTAAAAGGGAAGACCACCAAACACTGCAAGTATTATCCATGCTAAAGTAACTATCATAAATCCGTCTCTTGCAAACATTTTTGTTTTAGGAGGCTTAATAAAGGTAACCGCTATTCCTAGTAAGGATACTATTAATATGGTAATCAAAAATGCTAAGCTATCTCCATCGCCATATATAATTGAAACAATTAGAGAAGGAATCATTAAAGCTGCTTCCAGGAGCATAACTTTACCTAATATATTTAAAACTAACCTATAATTCATTTCCTGCCCTGCCTTACTCTAATATGTCATTTAAATCTTTTATTACATGACTATTCTTAGTTACAATCAATACCTTATCACCTACTGCTATCTTCTCATTACCATGAGGTATGGTAACCGTACTT
The nucleotide sequence above comes from Anaerocolumna cellulosilytica. Encoded proteins:
- a CDS encoding TrkH family potassium uptake protein, coding for MNYRLVLNILGKVMLLEAALMIPSLIVSIIYGDGDSLAFLITILIVSLLGIAVTFIKPPKTKMFARDGFMIVTLAWIILAVFGGLPFYISGAIPSFIDCIFETMSGFTTTGSSILADVEALPRGLLFWRSFTHWFGGMGVLVFFLTLIPSMGGRTQHLLRAESPGPSPGKLVPKIKETSMILYGIYFVLTVVCTICLLFAGMPLFDSVVHALGTAGTGGFSIKNSSISYYNSPLIDIIISVFMVIFGVNFTVYFYILKRNLMEVKKNSEVKLFLLVIGLSTLLITVNITRIYGSVWEAFYQAFFQVTSLISTTGYATADYNLWPSFSKMILIGLMFVGSCAGSTSGGLKQIRLFVMLKSVKRTIKKMVHPRSVIPIRADGKLIDEEQVSGIAIFCGAYFLIMIVATVLISLDNHDFETNFSAVLTAISNVGPGFGKVGPTGNFGFYSDFSKLILSLCMLVGRLEIFPVLMMFQLNAWKKA